ATGCATCGCCTCGTGTCCTAATCCGCGAATCCCCCGACGGCCTTGAGCGAGCCCTGCAGCACTCGGCCCGTGCGCGCACGCGCCCCGCGGTAGCCCTCCAGCTCCGTCGGCGACACGTTCACGAACGACACCTTGTCGCCACGACCCTTCCCCTTCACCTTGAGGCTGCCGGACACGGCCCGCACGCCCAGGAGCGCCTCGCCTTCGTGCAGGCGCATGAGGATCACGCCCTTGCCGCCGCCCGAGAGCTGGTTCACCTCCGCCAGCGGGAAGACGAGGAGTCGGCCTTCGCCGGAAAGCGTCGCAACTTCCGTCACCTTCCCGCGAATCGTTTCCGGTGCCAGGCACCGCTCGCCCTCGCCCACGTTCATGAACGCCTTGCCCGCTCTTTGCCGGGTGACAAGGTCCTTCAACTGGCAGAGCAATCCCGTGCCGCCGCTGGAGGAGAAGAGGAGTTGCGTCTCGGGGTCGCCCGCCAGCACGCCCACGATGCGCGCGCCGGCGAGATCCACGAGGGAAGTCGCGGGAACGCCATCGCCCTTGCCACCCGGGAGATCCAGCGCGCGAACGCTGAAAGTCCGGCCATTGGTGGCCACCAGCACGATGGGGTGAACGGTCCGCGTCTCGATCACGGCAAGCGGCCCGTCGCCTTCCTTCCACGAGAGCGTCGTGGCATCGATGCCGTGCCCCGTGCGCGTGCGCAGGAACCCGTTGCGCGAGCAGATCACCGTGATCGGCTCATCCGTCAGCGTCTCGACGGGAGCAGCTGCCGCGCGCTCGGCCATCTCGATCATCGTGCGGCGCTTGTCGCCGAAGCGCTCGCCGTCGGCCGTCACTTCCTTCACCGCCAGCTTGCGGCGCGCGCCTTCGCTCGCGAGCAGCTTCTCGAGCTCGCCCTGCTCCGCCTTGAGCTCCTTGATCTCGCGCTCGATCCTGATGCCCTCGAGCTTCGCGAGCTGGCGAAGGCGGATCTCGAGGATGTCCTCGGCCTGGCGCTCGCTCAGCTTGAACTTCGCCATCAGCGCCGGCCGCGGCTCGTCGGCGTTGCGGATCACCTTGATGACCTGGTCGATGTTGAGGAAGGCGATCATCCGCCCATCCAGGATGTGCAGCCGGTCGAGCACCTCGCCCTGCCGGTGCCGCAAGCGCCGCTCCAGCGCCTCCAGCCGGAAGGCGGCCCACTCGCGGATCCAGTGCGCGAGGCCCGCCTGCTTCGGCTTTCCTTCCCGATCGATCGCCACCAGGTTCATGGACGCGTTCGCTTCGAGCGAGGTGTGCGCGAGCAGCAGGTTCATCAGCTCCTCGGGCGCGATACGCGAGGTGCGCGGCTCGAAGAGAAGGCGCACGGGATGCTCGCGGTCCGAATCGTCGCGCGCCGTTTCCAGCACGCCGAGCACGGCGGACTTGAGCGCCAGCACCTCGGCCGACACCGTCTTCTTGCCCGCACGGGGCTTCGGGTTCGTGAGTTCCTCGATCTCCGCGAGCACCCTGGCGGCATTGGTGCCCGGCGGCATCTCGGTCACCGCGACGCGGTACTGCCCGCGCGCCAGCTTCTCCACCGTCCAGCGCGCGCGCACGCGAACGCTGCCACGCCCCGTCCCGTAGGCCCGGGCGATCTCCTCGGGCGGGGAGATGATCTGCCCGCCGCCGGGGAAGTCCGGGCCGGGAACGGACGCGAGGATCTCCGCATCCGTCGCCTTCACGCTCTTGAGCGCCGCGACGCACGCCCCGACCACTTCGCCCATGTTGTGCGGCGGGATCTCGGTGGCCATCCCCACGGCAATGCCGGATGCACCATTGAGGACCGCGATCGGCAGGCGCGCAGGCAGCAGCCGCGGCTCCTGCAGCGACCCGTCATAGGTCGGGATGAAATCGACGGTGCCGCGGTCCAGCTCCGCCAGGAGGATCTCCTCCGCGAACGCCGTGAGCCTGACTTCCGTGTAGCGCATGGCCGCCGCGCCATCGCCATCGCGCGAGCCGAAGTTGCCCTGCCCCTGGATCAGCGGATAGCGCAGCGTGAAATCCTGCGCCATGCGCACCGCCGCCTCGTACACCGCCGAGTCGCCATGCGGATGGAATTTCCCGATCACGTCGCCCACGATGCGCGCGGACTTCTTGAACGGCGAGTCGTGCCGGTTGCCCAGCTCGCGCATCGCATACAGGATGCGCCGCTGCACCGGCTTCTGGCCGTCCTCGATGGCCGGCAGCGCACGCCCCTTCACCACGCTCATCGCATAGGCAAGGTAGGCGCCCTCCGCGAAGGCGGCCAGCGGCACGCCACCGTCCGGGGGCGGAGCTGGCGGCCGCGGCGGTGAAGGCGGTGAAGGCGGCGACGGCGGATTGATCGCGAACAGGTCAGGTGTCTTCGTATCAAGCATGGTGTTTCCGGATGTTATGAACGACAGCGCTTATCGAAGCCACTGCAGGAAAAAAAAGTGGAAGGTGTTCTTTTTTCTTTTCTGGCCGAATGAGATTGCAGTCGAAGTCGAAGCGGTGGGCACTTCGACATGGGCTCGGACAACGATGCCCGAAGCACCTTGACTCGGCCAGAAAAGAAAAAAAGCACCTTCCACTTTTGTTTTCCTGCATCCTTGCGCGGGTCCGCTCCCTGCAGCCTCGCCTCCGCGTCCCGCAGCATCTCCTTCGCTCCCCGCAACATTGCCCCCGCTTCTCGCATCATCGGCTTGCCGAAGCCACTAGATGTCCGCCTCGACGAGGTTGCCGCGCTCTTCCAGCCAGCTGCGCCTGGACGCGGCCTCGCCTTTCCCCATGAGCAGCGTGAAGACCCTGTGCGTGTCGGCCAGGACCTGCGTCGATACGGTCAGCGGCAGCAACCGCCGCGTGTCCGGGCTCATGGTCGTCTCACGCAACTCCTCGGGATTCATCTCGCCCAGGCCCTTGAATCGCCCGACATGGACGGCGCTCTCGCGCACCTTCTCGTCCTCGAGCTTGAGGAGAATCGCGTCGCGCTCCGCCTCGTCCAGCGCGTACAGGCGCCGCTCGGGGCGGGACTTGCCCTGCGCATCGACCTTCACGCAGTAAAGCGGCGGCTGCGCCACGAAGATGTGCCCGTTGGCCAGCAGCCCCGGGAAGTGCCGGAAGAAGAGCGCCAGCAGCAGCGTCTGGATGTGCGAGCCGTCCACGTCCGCGTCGGCCATGATGATCACCTTGCCGTAGCGAAGGCCGGCGAGCGCCTTGGCGGCCTCCGGGATGGCGTGCGGCTCGATGCCGAGGGCGACCGCGATGTCGTGCACTTCGTTATTGGCGTAGATCTGGGTGGGATCGACCTCGAAGGTGTTGAGGATCTTGCCGCGCAGGGGAAGGATCGCCTGGAAGTGCCGGTCGCGTCCCTGGCGCGCCGAGCCGCCGGCGGAGTCGCCCTCGACGAGGAAGAGCTCGTTGCGGGCGATCTCCTCGCTCTCGCAGTCGGTGAGCTTGCCGGGAAGGACCGCAACACCGGAGCCGCGGCGCTTTTCGGTCGCCTTGCCGGCCTTCTGGCGCGCGACCGCCGCGCGGATCGCCAGCTCGGCGATCTTCTTGCCCGCTTCGACGTGCTGGTTCAACCATGCGTCCAGCGGGTCCTTGAGGCGGGAAGCCACGAGCTTCACCGCGTCGCGCGAATTGAGCTTTGCCTTCGTCTGCCCCTGGAACTGCGGGTCGAGCATGCGCGTGGAAAGCACGAAGCGCAGGTGCTTCCACACGTCTTCCGTCTGCAGCGTCACGCCACGCGTGAGCAGCTCGTGGTGCAGGCAGAATTCGCGGATGGAGTCGAAGACGCCGGACTTGAGGCCCGACTCGTGCGTGCCGCCCTCGACGGTGGGAATCAGGTTCACGTAGGACTCGCCGCCCCCGCCGCTTTCGCACCAGGCCAGCGCCCACGCAGCCCCCTCGCCTTGCGCGAATTGCGGGTCACCCTCGCCGCAGTACGACTCGCCCACGATCACGGGGCTGGCCACCCCCTCCTCGCCCGCGAGGCTTTCCTGGAGATAGGCGGCCATGCCACCCTCGTATTTCCATTCGACCGTGTCGCCCGTCGCCTCGTCGGTGAGGCGCATCGCGAGGCCGGGCAGCAGCACCGCCTTGGCGCGCAGCAGGTGCTCGAGCTCGGCGCGCTTGATCCTGTCGCTGTCGAAATACCTGGCATCGGGCCAGGCACGCACCCAGGTGCCGGTCTGCTTCGACGCAGTCGTGCCCGTCTTCCTGAGCTTGTCCACGAGGAAGCCATCCTCGAAGGCAAGCGCCCAGGCGACGCCATCGCGCTTCACGCGCACTTCGAGGCGCTTCGACAGCGCATTGG
This Betaproteobacteria bacterium DNA region includes the following protein-coding sequences:
- the parC gene encoding DNA topoisomerase IV subunit A, giving the protein MLDTKTPDLFAINPPSPPSPPSPPRPPAPPPDGGVPLAAFAEGAYLAYAMSVVKGRALPAIEDGQKPVQRRILYAMRELGNRHDSPFKKSARIVGDVIGKFHPHGDSAVYEAAVRMAQDFTLRYPLIQGQGNFGSRDGDGAAAMRYTEVRLTAFAEEILLAELDRGTVDFIPTYDGSLQEPRLLPARLPIAVLNGASGIAVGMATEIPPHNMGEVVGACVAALKSVKATDAEILASVPGPDFPGGGQIISPPEEIARAYGTGRGSVRVRARWTVEKLARGQYRVAVTEMPPGTNAARVLAEIEELTNPKPRAGKKTVSAEVLALKSAVLGVLETARDDSDREHPVRLLFEPRTSRIAPEELMNLLLAHTSLEANASMNLVAIDREGKPKQAGLAHWIREWAAFRLEALERRLRHRQGEVLDRLHILDGRMIAFLNIDQVIKVIRNADEPRPALMAKFKLSERQAEDILEIRLRQLAKLEGIRIEREIKELKAEQGELEKLLASEGARRKLAVKEVTADGERFGDKRRTMIEMAERAAAAPVETLTDEPITVICSRNGFLRTRTGHGIDATTLSWKEGDGPLAVIETRTVHPIVLVATNGRTFSVRALDLPGGKGDGVPATSLVDLAGARIVGVLAGDPETQLLFSSSGGTGLLCQLKDLVTRQRAGKAFMNVGEGERCLAPETIRGKVTEVATLSGEGRLLVFPLAEVNQLSGGGKGVILMRLHEGEALLGVRAVSGSLKVKGKGRGDKVSFVNVSPTELEGYRGARARTGRVLQGSLKAVGGFAD
- a CDS encoding type IIA DNA topoisomerase subunit B; this encodes MTSSRYDERSIRVLKGLEPVKERPGMYTRTDTPLHIIQEVVDNAADEALAGAATMITVTLHADRSVSVEDDGRGIPVGPHPEEKVPTVEVVFTRLHAGGKFDKKTGGSAYAFSGGLHGVGVSVTNALSKRLEVRVKRDGVAWALAFEDGFLVDKLRKTGTTASKQTGTWVRAWPDARYFDSDRIKRAELEHLLRAKAVLLPGLAMRLTDEATGDTVEWKYEGGMAAYLQESLAGEEGVASPVIVGESYCGEGDPQFAQGEGAAWALAWCESGGGGESYVNLIPTVEGGTHESGLKSGVFDSIREFCLHHELLTRGVTLQTEDVWKHLRFVLSTRMLDPQFQGQTKAKLNSRDAVKLVASRLKDPLDAWLNQHVEAGKKIAELAIRAAVARQKAGKATEKRRGSGVAVLPGKLTDCESEEIARNELFLVEGDSAGGSARQGRDRHFQAILPLRGKILNTFEVDPTQIYANNEVHDIAVALGIEPHAIPEAAKALAGLRYGKVIIMADADVDGSHIQTLLLALFFRHFPGLLANGHIFVAQPPLYCVKVDAQGKSRPERRLYALDEAERDAILLKLEDEKVRESAVHVGRFKGLGEMNPEELRETTMSPDTRRLLPLTVSTQVLADTHRVFTLLMGKGEAASRRSWLEERGNLVEADI